TTTTTTGTATCTTGATACTGTATATTACTTCAGTTCAGACTCCTAGGGAATGAACTCCTCTTATTTGCACATTTTAGCTTGCACTGTCAGTTTTTATCTTTATTAGAATATATTGCATTAATCTTCATTTTTTTGATAACTGACTTGGATTTTCTTTGCACTCTTGGCAGGAAGGAAGAAATTGGTGCTGAAAGAGTTTATGGGCTGAAGTTAAGAGCATTTGAgtattttattcttttataagTCGTACAATCTTGAATTGtttgaattaagattttcgaaGTTTTTTCTTGAACTTCTGTTGAATTTGAGTATTATCTTGAATAAATAAATTACTGGTTTCCATTTGTGAATCTTGTTATTACGTTGCCATATGAACTAGTTTGCGTAGAGACTGCTAGCTTGTACAAGTTAACATATGCTAGACAGCGCACTGTTGCAATTGATTTGGTAGTCGCTGCAGGTTAGTGTTCCAATTACGAATAATACGTATCGAGGTTCAAGTTTCTATACTGAACAGTAGAATTAAATGACAGGAGTTCTCATAAACAAATGAAGCTAAATGTTGTTTAAAGGATTCTTCAAAAGCTGACCCTCTCGATACACGAATACCTGGACATTTCTGAGATCGATGGTGAAACCGTTCATTGAGTAGATAAAGATTAGAAACTGAGATAGACTTAATGTTCATCTACGTGAAATGTTATGGTAAAAAACAAAAAGTTGTACAGGCACTGAACTATATGCAAGATTGCTAATAGGTTGCACCAATTTACTTGGGGATGTACAAGCTTGATTGATCGGAATTGATGTGTCTGACATAGAGCCATTTAATATGAACTTAATTAGCAACCCATTCATTAGCTGCCTCCAAATAATGTATAACATCCCAGCTAatatgtttcaatggattcgCAAAAGGGCCGCCATACACCGTCCCGTTTACAACTACCTTCTCAGGACAGCAGCAAAAGCCGAGGGGGTCAACAAAACCTGCAATCATCATCACGAAATTACCTGTTCAATATCTGACGATTAATCACTGACCAACTTTTAACCAGCAACCTCTATAATTAAGTTTGCAAGATTTAGTAATTTCTTACCTAGATCCTTGGCAGAGTTGATAAGGTTGTATTTAGCCGTATAAGCATCAACATATGTGAAGGCTGCACCAGTGAGGTTGGCCTTGAGTTGGGCTAACTTGGACTTGAGTTGCCTATTGAATTCTTAAGCTATCTCATTCAAAGATATTACACACCCATTCTTGTCCAACGGCTCCTTGCCATAGTAGTATTTGTTGTTGCAAGGTAAACACCCAATAGGTCATTGCACCTTCACTGTAAAGTTGCTGCGACAAAAATAAAAAGTACATTAGAGAACCATGGCATAAGTTGTCACTACCAAATGCCTATGATGCTAGTTTCTCTATACCTACCTCACTACCTGTACTGTTGTGGCGAATTGATCAAGGATATCAGGAATTGGAGCACGTGCTCCTTCTGATGTAGATAAACCAAATTGAAGATCGTTTTGTCCAATGTCGAATGTGTATAAAGCCTTGGAGAAATCTTCTGGTTTCGGTAAATCGGCTTTACCTGAACATAGAGAACAATATGTTCAAAGCTGTAAAAACTAGGTCAGAGACAAAATCTTAAACCAAAATGATCTTTGTACAgctttacaaaaataaaagatgtCAAAAATGATGTGAAGGGTACAATTGATTCTGACCTTTTCCTGTTGGGTAGAGTTAACAATGTCAATGGTTCAAGCTTTAAATTGTCGGAGTTGAGCAATCTGCGCGTAATGGGCAATAACCCTTGTCTTTTCAAATGGGTGATCCTCCGGTTGCAAAATTGGCTCCATTTTTGAAACTACCCAATGCAAGTGAGTCCAGATATGCTCTTAAGTAGGCTAAACCCAATTCCTCGGCTGCAGCATCCACCGAGATTGCAATCGTCCGGCATCATTAGCATGCAGCAACAAAATATCATTAGTGTATTGTGACTACTGGAAAATATGTATTGCAAATCTGACTGCATTAAGTAAATTAGCAAATCTTAAACAGAGCAGTTGCACTGCTTACCCATGAAATCCACGACAAGACGACCATCGCAGGCCCTTCCAGACGAGTACCAATCGCATAAAATGCTGCTGATATACCTCCAGTATCTGAATTTGAATCTCCAAAATTGAAAACCGCAGGGAAATTGCATGTCTTCAACGTCGATGAAAAACCATTATCATCAATCTTATCTACTGCAGATAATCCTCCTATTCCATTAGTGCTAAgaacaaaaacccaaaacaagaaaacaaagaggAAGCAGATATCTGAATTTCTTTTCGGTAAACCATGTTTATGTCCTTAAGAAATCTTAAAGATGCAGTAGTACTTCAGTAGACTCTATATTCTTCATACTACTACTTGTATATATAACCCATTCAATGTCTCGAGAAAGATCTCAATTAATGTGTGCAGtaacaaagaaagaaaatgacaaTCACTAAACATGAGCCTTTAACTGGATGCAGTAAACCATAACTTCACATGAGAATAGTGGACCTAATCAGAAGAAACATTTACAGCAAGAAATTGAGAAAGTGATGGTCACCAAGCCTAAACACAGCTCTGCCAACTGACTACCAAAACCAACTACCAATTTATTGAACTAGCTACCTTGGTATCTACCACCTAAACAAAGGACTGAGACTTTAAACACGCATGGGTGGGGTCAGTAAGCCCCACACATTTAGCATCTCAAACTAATAAAGAGATTCAAGACCTTCACCTGAAAAAAGAAAGGTGAGTTATATCATTCTCTAAGTTTCTTTCGTTTTgcgtctttttgttttgttttaaagaGAAGGGAATTTGCCTTTTTTCCCTATAATGTAAAAAACAAAAGACAATGTAAACACTCTGCAACACACAGAGTGTCACAGATATTATCCACCAAACACAGAACTCGTACTCATACTCGTATGCTAAACAGGCCTGGGAAAGGCCTGAGTTTTCCATCAACCACCTCCTCCGTAAACCTGGAGTTAAAACCATAAAAGTGCTTGCACGGCCTGAATCACTATCGAGAATATCTATGGCATCCAAATACAAACCGACTTCCAAATCTGGCATGCTATTGAGCACACCCATCCATTCTTCAACTGGGAGTGGGACAGGAACACTCGTAACTAACACCTTCTCAACAACAGGAATCATAGTTTCGCATGCACTCATTAGCTCAGACAATTCAAAACCCGTTGATTGTACCTCACTGCTCTTCTTTGACCTACAACTTCCATTGGGGTGGTGACCTTCAACATTCTTGCTCAGTTCATCATCAGTCTCTTTGTCCTTGCGGAAAGCATAACAATTCAATGATTCTCTTCCCGTAACCACCCATCCTGCCGGTATGTTGCCTCTGACAGCATGTTGCAAATCTTCAAAACAATCATATTGACTAGTTTTAGCTCCTTTGGGAATGAAGGTTTTCATAGAAACAAGATTCTCCACTTGAGCGTGCAGCTGATAGTCCATGTACGGGCAATAAATATTATTATCATCACCAATACAACGGCCTAGTTTTGTATTCATCTTAGTTGGAAAAATCCCAGGATAGGAGTGAGAGCATTTTACCACCTTGAGATATTTCTCCAGCAAATTGTAGAGTATAAGACATTCCCCATTAAACCAGTACAATAGCACCTGATCGGAGAGAGTCAATATATGTGTAGGAGGTGTAACAGCACTAGTGCTGTCAAAGTAACAACAGAGGGGACCTGTTAGTAAACCTTCCTGACCCTTAATCTGAACATCGAAAGTCTCCTCCCTGACCCATACTTGGTTGAGCTTGTCCTTCAATATATACATATGAAccttgcaacaacaacaacaaccaaagtTACTCTGATAGCCACAATGATGACCGCAATGATCACTGTTGCTTAGCATTATCTTCTCAGAACGTGCTATACAAGGATATCCTTTAAACTCCAGAAGATGATCAACTCCTAAATATTGATGCGCATTCATTGTTGCCGGGGTCAGAGTACACTCAGCCGGGAGTCGAATGAAGTGAATCTTCTCCCTATGGAGGTCGAACGAGAGCAGCATTTCAATCTCACAATCATTATCGACTTCATTAGTCGTCCTCCAAAGAAGATCACCCCCGCAAAAGGTAGCTGATCTACAAAACGATCTTGAAACTCTAGTTACCATTCGACTAGGGAAAGGTGAAGAAGAACCAGGTGGAGGTGACATTTCAGAAGTCTTAGTCACTACGTTTCTCCACGAACACGTTCCCAGTGTAATGATCATGCAAAGAAACTCTTCGTTGTCTTTTGAATTAAAAACAATTACAGCCTTGTATACTTGAGATAATGAATCAAAACCAAACCCATGACACAAgtatatgtatcccccagttggAGTAACATAGGAGAAGGTTAGTGTTTGAGACCTGGTGGGATTAACCACAACAATTGAACCCACAACATCATCAGGCATACTCGCTATTTTAATACATGCTAAACCATTTGCATAACCTACTAGTTCATATGTTCCTCGGGGGTTATTAGATGAGCGAGAAATTTAGGATCAAGATGATTATCATCACTgtgttcttcttctaaactaaaaaaaataagcaTTATCTAAGCCACCCCTAAACACATGGAGATTAAAGATTAGACTACTCTTGTTTCTGTCTGAAAATTATGAATGGCAGCAAATCTATTGTCTTTGTAAATTGAATTGTACCATAACTTACTCACCAAACTGCATATGGCTAGAGTCCGAGCTGCTGGTAATCTCGTCAAAATGTTTTCAATCCACAATTCCTCTGGAAGACTTTTACTTTCATCCACAACAAttgctctttcttcttcttctacatcaacTTGTTTGATTTTCGACTTCTTCTCACCATCATCGATGGCTGAACTTTTCCTCTTTCTCACGCCCGCcattatcaaaatcaaaactgAAAATTATGAATAATTGATTGGAGATTAATGGTA
The sequence above is a segment of the Papaver somniferum cultivar HN1 unplaced genomic scaffold, ASM357369v1 unplaced-scaffold_125, whole genome shotgun sequence genome. Coding sequences within it:
- the LOC113331114 gene encoding uncharacterized protein LOC113331114, yielding MPDDVVGSIVVVNPTRSQTLTFSYVTPTGGYIYLCHGFGFDSLSQVYKAVIVFNSKDNEEFLCMIITLGTCSWRNVVTKTSEMSPPPGSSSPFPSRMVTRVSRSFCRSATFCGGDLLWRTTNEVDNDCEIEMLLSFDLHREKIHFIRLPAECTLTPATMNAHQYLGVDHLLEFKGYPCIARSEKIMLSNSDHCGHHCGYQSNFGCCCCCKVHMYILKDKLNQVWVREETFDVQIKGQEGLLTGPLCCYFDSTSAVTPPTHILTLSDQVLLYWFNGECLILYNLLEKYLKVVKCSHSYPGIFPTKMNTKLGRCIGDDNNIYCPYMDYQLHAQVENLVSMKTFIPKGAKTSQYDCFEDLQHAVRGNIPAGWVVTGRESLNCYAFRKDKETDDELSKNVEGHHPNGSCRSKKSSEVQSTGFELSELMSACETMIPVVEKVLVTSVPVPLPVEEWMGVLNSMPDLEVGLYLDAIDILDSDSGRASTFMVLTPGLRRRWLMENSGLSQACLAYEYEYEFCVWWIISVTLCVLQSVYIVFCFLHYREKRQIPFSLKQNKKTQNERNLENDITHLSFFRHAISLRFSILEIQIQILEVYQQHFMRLVLVWKGLRWSSCRGFHGRGIGFSLLKSISGLTCIG